A single region of the Labeo rohita strain BAU-BD-2019 chromosome 3, IGBB_LRoh.1.0, whole genome shotgun sequence genome encodes:
- the tubg1 gene encoding tubulin gamma-1 chain, which translates to MPREIITLQLGQCGNQIGFEFWKQLCAEHGISPEGIVEEFATEGTDRKDVFFYQADDEHYIPRAVLLDLEPRVIHTILNSPYANLYNPENIYLSEHGGGAGNNWASGFSQKKIHEDIFDIIDREADGSDSLEGFVLCHSIAGGTGSGLGSYLLERLNDRYPKKLVQTYSVFPNQDEMSDVVVQPYNSLLTLKRLTQNADCVVVLDNTALNRIATDRLHIQNPSFSQINQLVSTIMSASTTTLRYPGYMNNDLIGLIASLIPTPRLHFLMTGYTPLTTDQAVASVRKTTVLDVMRRLLQPKNVMVSTGRDRQTNHCYIAILNIIQGEVDPTQVHKSLQRIRERKLANFIPWGPASIQVALSRRSPYLPSAHRVSGLMMANHTSISSLFERTCRQYDKLRKREAFLEQFRKEDIFKDNFDELDNSREVVQQLVDEYSAATRPDYISWGTQEQ; encoded by the exons ATGCCTCGAGAAATTATCACCCTGCAGCTGGGACAGTGCGGGAATCAGA TTGGTTTTGAGTTTTGGAAGCAGCTGTGTGCTGAGCATGGCATCAGCCCAGAGGGCATTGTAGAGGAGTTTGCTACAGAGGGTACAGACCGGAAAGATGTCTTCTTCTATCAG GCAGATGATGAGCACTACATCCCTCGTGCTGTGCTGTTGGACCTGGAGCCCCGAGTCATTCATACCATCCTGAACTCCCCCTACGCCAACCTGTACAACCCGGAGAACATCTACCTGTCTGAGCATGGCGGTGGAGCCGGTAACAACTGGGCCAGTGGCTTCTCTCAG AAAAAAATCCATGAGGACATCTTTGACATCATTGACAGAGAGGCAGATGGCAGTGACAGTCTGGAG gGGTTTGTGCTTTGCCACTCTATTGCTGGGGGAACAGGATCTGGTCTCGGGTCTTACCTGCTGGAGCGACTGAACGACAG GTATCCTAAAAAACTGGTCCAGACCTACTCTGTCTTCCCTAACCAAGATGAGATGAGCGATGTTGTCGTGCAGCCATATAATTCTCTTCTGACACTTAAGAGACTGACCCAGAATGCAGACTGTGTG GTGGTGCTGGACAATACAGCTTTGAACAGAATTGCTACAGACCGGCTGCACATTCAGAACCCATCGTTCTCTCAGATTAACCAACTG GTGTCTACTATAATGTCAGCCAGCACAACGACCCTCCGTTACCCTGGATATATGAACAATGATCTGATTGGTCTGATAGCGTCACTCATTCCCACTCCCCGCCTCCACTTCCTCATGACTGGATACACACCGCTGACCACCGATCAGGCC GTGGCAAGTGTGAGAAAGACTACGGTTCTTGATGTGATGAGGAGACTCCTGCAGCCCAAGAACGTCATGGTGTCCACAGGCCGAGACCGCCAGACCAATCATTGCTACATCGCCATTCTCAACATCATCCAGGGAGAGGTGGACCCCACACAG GTTCATAAGAGTCTGCAGAGAATCAGGGAGAGGAAATTAGCTAATTTCATCCCGTGGGGTCCAGCTAGTATTCAGGTGGCACTGTCCCGCCGATCTCCTTACCTGCCCTCAGCTCATCGTGTCAGTGGACTTATGATGGCCAATCACACTAGCATCTCTTCA CTGTTTGAGCGCACCTGTCGTCAGTATGATAAGCTGAGGAAGAGGGAGGCCTTCCTCGAGCAGTTCAGGAAGGAGGACATTTTCAAGGACAACTTCGACGAGCTAGATAACTCTCGCGAAGTGGTTCAGCAGCTCGTTGACGAATACAGCGCCGCCACACGTCCCGACTACATCTCCTGGGGCACACAAGAGCAGTGA